A genomic stretch from Cydia amplana chromosome 1, ilCydAmpl1.1, whole genome shotgun sequence includes:
- the LOC134650304 gene encoding la-related protein 7 isoform X1 produces MSESENPTTTDSTAKHESHGRKRVRHRKKLLYDKILKQMEFYFSDANLTKDRFLGELIKTDPYVPIEVFLKFNKIRAMTQDVIDIAKAMKFSTILELSEDRQKIRRKTPVEPYDAESRTVYVESIPMTANREWLEKVFSDYGHIAYISLPKFKNSQKIKGYAFIEFDKVEDAHNCIVAFTKMGCRLPTSMPPEELSSVKMFSVEEPDDNKVKVGVDIKGEKPKIKEGTHIKKENPDKVKEDTGIMVKEQDIKAKEEDEPPRKRSRKSKDKRPKNLELRLGQDSDSEKRDTPTDECKGIATPIDDVCTKEDPKDDLTSHNESKDDADSPTKKKNKKKSAKTKSKTPNGLNTKEAPKGALWGLQVLPRSEWKALRNKYLTLQRNYMKQVKLNLYNRKNSYSAIPEPATLPMEADTALNPGKNISSKNVTPLERIPGVFVREVLPEPCCDIRHTKRTVRSNIHAMHVDAKEGQSEIIIRFDSAKAADEYCANSSNRASILSGLEEEEQWARAEAGRGCPRPRGRERLRARLRAPPPPGPPEPASPQPTHTHIRFDDE; encoded by the exons atgtcggaATCGGAAAATCCAACTACTACCGATAGTACGGCAAAACATGAGTCCCACGGTAGGAAGAGAGTGCGGCATCGTAAAAAACTTTTATATGATAAAATACTCAAGCAAATGGAGTTCTATTTTAGTGATGCAAATCTTACAAAAGATAGATTTCTCGGTGAATTAATTAAAACTGACCCTTATGTGCCTATAGAAGTCTTTCTAAAGTTCAATAAGATTCGCGCCATGACGCAGGACGTTATTGATATTGCGAAAGCTATGAAGTTTTCCACAATTTTGGAGTTATCAGAGGATAGGCAGAAG ATAAGAAGAAAAACTCCAGTTGAACCCTATGATGCAGAATCCAGGACTGTGTATGTGGAGTCTATACCAATGACTGCCAATCGGGAGTGGCTTGAGAAGGTGTTCTCGGATTATGGGCATATTGCATACATTTCATTACCCAAGTTCAAAAACTCACAGAAAATCAAG GGTTATGCCTTCATAGAATTTGATAAAGTCGAGGATGCACATAATTGCATAGTGGCATTCACCAAGATGGGTTGCAGACTGCCCACTAGCATGCCACCCGAGGAACTCTCTTctgttaaaatgttttcagttgAGGAGCCTGATGATAATAAGGTAAAAGTAGGGGTGGACATAAAGGGAGAAAAGCCGAAGATAAAAGAAGGGACACACATCAAAAAAGAAAACCCCGATAAGGTAAAAGAAGACACTGGCATTATGGTGAAAGAACAAGATATCAAGGCTAAAGAAGAGGATGAACCACCTAGGAAAAGATCAAGGAAAAGTAAGGATAAAAGGCCAAAAAATTTAGAACTGAGGCTAGGGCAAGACTCAGATTCTGAGAAAAGGGATACTCCTACT GATGAGTGCAAAGGTATAGCAACACCAATAGATgat GTGTGCACAAAAGAAGACCCTAAAGACGATTTAACTAGCCACAATGAATCTAAGGATGATGCAGATTCGCCAACtaagaagaaaaacaaaaaaaagtcggccaaaACTAAAAGCAAAACTCCAAACGGCTTAAATACAAAAGAAGCTCCAAAAGGAGCCCTGTGGGGCCTCCAAGTTTTGCCGAGATCAGAATGGAAAGCATTACGGAATAAGTACTTAACCCTGCAAAGGAACTATATGAAACAAGTGAAGTTGAATTTGTATAATAGGAAGAATTCCTATTCAGCTATACCCGAGCCTGCAACACTTCCAATGGAAGCTGACAcag CTTTAAATCCCGGAAAAAATATCAGCAGTAAGAATGTGACACCCCTGGAGAGAATCCCAGGTGTCTTTGTCAGAGAGGTGCTACCAGAACCATGCTGCGATATCAGACACACCAAACGAACG GTGCGAAGCAATATCCATGCCATGCACGTGGACGCAAAAGAAGGTCAGTCGGAGATAATCATACGCTTTGATTCAGCAAAAGCAGCGGACGAA TACTGCGCCAACTCCAGCAACCGCGCCAGCATCCTGTCGGGCTTGGAGGAGGAGGAGCAGTGGGCGCGCGCGGAGGCGGGGCGGGGATGCCCGCGGCCGCGCGGCCGCGAGCGCCTGCGCGCGCGCCTGCGGGCACCCCCGCCCCCGGGGCCGCCCGAGCCCGCCTCGCCGCAGCCCACGCACACGCACATCAGATTCGATGACGAGTAG
- the LOC134650304 gene encoding la-related protein 7 isoform X2, with protein MSESENPTTTDSTAKHESHGRKRVRHRKKLLYDKILKQMEFYFSDANLTKDRFLGELIKTDPYVPIEVFLKFNKIRAMTQDVIDIAKAMKFSTILELSEDRQKIRRKTPVEPYDAESRTVYVESIPMTANREWLEKVFSDYGHIAYISLPKFKNSQKIKGYAFIEFDKVEDAHNCIVAFTKMGCRLPTSMPPEELSSVKMFSVEEPDDNKIKEGTHIKKENPDKVKEDTGIMVKEQDIKAKEEDEPPRKRSRKSKDKRPKNLELRLGQDSDSEKRDTPTDECKGIATPIDDVCTKEDPKDDLTSHNESKDDADSPTKKKNKKKSAKTKSKTPNGLNTKEAPKGALWGLQVLPRSEWKALRNKYLTLQRNYMKQVKLNLYNRKNSYSAIPEPATLPMEADTALNPGKNISSKNVTPLERIPGVFVREVLPEPCCDIRHTKRTVRSNIHAMHVDAKEGQSEIIIRFDSAKAADEYCANSSNRASILSGLEEEEQWARAEAGRGCPRPRGRERLRARLRAPPPPGPPEPASPQPTHTHIRFDDE; from the exons atgtcggaATCGGAAAATCCAACTACTACCGATAGTACGGCAAAACATGAGTCCCACGGTAGGAAGAGAGTGCGGCATCGTAAAAAACTTTTATATGATAAAATACTCAAGCAAATGGAGTTCTATTTTAGTGATGCAAATCTTACAAAAGATAGATTTCTCGGTGAATTAATTAAAACTGACCCTTATGTGCCTATAGAAGTCTTTCTAAAGTTCAATAAGATTCGCGCCATGACGCAGGACGTTATTGATATTGCGAAAGCTATGAAGTTTTCCACAATTTTGGAGTTATCAGAGGATAGGCAGAAG ATAAGAAGAAAAACTCCAGTTGAACCCTATGATGCAGAATCCAGGACTGTGTATGTGGAGTCTATACCAATGACTGCCAATCGGGAGTGGCTTGAGAAGGTGTTCTCGGATTATGGGCATATTGCATACATTTCATTACCCAAGTTCAAAAACTCACAGAAAATCAAG GGTTATGCCTTCATAGAATTTGATAAAGTCGAGGATGCACATAATTGCATAGTGGCATTCACCAAGATGGGTTGCAGACTGCCCACTAGCATGCCACCCGAGGAACTCTCTTctgttaaaatgttttcagttgAGGAGCCTGATGATAATAAG ATAAAAGAAGGGACACACATCAAAAAAGAAAACCCCGATAAGGTAAAAGAAGACACTGGCATTATGGTGAAAGAACAAGATATCAAGGCTAAAGAAGAGGATGAACCACCTAGGAAAAGATCAAGGAAAAGTAAGGATAAAAGGCCAAAAAATTTAGAACTGAGGCTAGGGCAAGACTCAGATTCTGAGAAAAGGGATACTCCTACT GATGAGTGCAAAGGTATAGCAACACCAATAGATgat GTGTGCACAAAAGAAGACCCTAAAGACGATTTAACTAGCCACAATGAATCTAAGGATGATGCAGATTCGCCAACtaagaagaaaaacaaaaaaaagtcggccaaaACTAAAAGCAAAACTCCAAACGGCTTAAATACAAAAGAAGCTCCAAAAGGAGCCCTGTGGGGCCTCCAAGTTTTGCCGAGATCAGAATGGAAAGCATTACGGAATAAGTACTTAACCCTGCAAAGGAACTATATGAAACAAGTGAAGTTGAATTTGTATAATAGGAAGAATTCCTATTCAGCTATACCCGAGCCTGCAACACTTCCAATGGAAGCTGACAcag CTTTAAATCCCGGAAAAAATATCAGCAGTAAGAATGTGACACCCCTGGAGAGAATCCCAGGTGTCTTTGTCAGAGAGGTGCTACCAGAACCATGCTGCGATATCAGACACACCAAACGAACG GTGCGAAGCAATATCCATGCCATGCACGTGGACGCAAAAGAAGGTCAGTCGGAGATAATCATACGCTTTGATTCAGCAAAAGCAGCGGACGAA TACTGCGCCAACTCCAGCAACCGCGCCAGCATCCTGTCGGGCTTGGAGGAGGAGGAGCAGTGGGCGCGCGCGGAGGCGGGGCGGGGATGCCCGCGGCCGCGCGGCCGCGAGCGCCTGCGCGCGCGCCTGCGGGCACCCCCGCCCCCGGGGCCGCCCGAGCCCGCCTCGCCGCAGCCCACGCACACGCACATCAGATTCGATGACGAGTAG
- the LOC134650322 gene encoding VWFA and cache domain-containing protein 1 — MKLLSLLFTIITTFYVPLVFAQNENCTRPNYRCDYELSVEKLSETLGKKFNEIVATELGSDYSTHFEVRTASKVSRNQPSDNDLLFTIASKISYKLTSAATILKDMSKAINGNNTPSFTYPCPFNSIRKSVFIKNVELFENMPLDPKSQMLERFKDLKVKRQYYLSHIDYATDKDCVTMPHSNLRYLYHKVVHPASKFVVFIIDNNMSSGSLQHAVRVAREMAYALQSTDVIALKVTNTTGFLKFDDTCSKEGVSSLGNATDNNKLLLREYFSLLDIAPSNVSPLTINKELKALLAEKSLPTNKLFVFMTDTKILKNETWLKVFPYSTNDDNMKFAIGLIYENDAARNSSLGIFHMDKWHNHSSNHSVLRLHINNSGVVGQVASAFISLLPDTYQNNLIITEGPLWEATDRDFMVSLMLPISSGILGLDLYWSDLAEDIIYFKDLNLKKRAFVMDFSGKVLMHSYFPRPETASEKIKFTHLESVEAYDFIHSVKQEMVSKSSGNFTVTDQSSSNSIVYSWRWVEKLYIVCIVSETVGKSFLNKTNISLARSNKEILFHRLDLFPPKNGKICRHFKQIATIDQGTVYLSPSSFQSPFTYLYDMGNGHEAVMYMQNYLAYLKSVAHGLLSNPGLKNEIQQDVGFLNSLLTFYKNQHLHGTYSKYIVRRYAVTESGVLVMYPGTVLEYDYEPVRRPWYTYALENPDKIVLTPPNLDVGGAGYVVSISYALKSPLHPTMVVSMDVTMGFLYKLLIDSMPLCEKAHIKCFIMNNRGYLVSHPGLMDPNSSGPIEQQHITHKESMIATDMLNHKGFVTKRLCSNFYDKTIQRFYEFNTSLPNILSNAVSGDHCVHYYIAAIPGTNAFIGLVNASCVAASFCPCSMVDRLCLNCNRMEQTDCECPCECTSEIYECPNTNFTKINQEIPLCGMMPENNNHKSHYFHNFAETLQACFDFQCETYSTRSSCLGILGCEWCQVDTDGHSQLSTPYCTSQSTCFNGVLGAVTPYGEGTLGHVSRDVTGNYLGPIAGCIVTISLVIAVAIYCYRQNVTTASCHNLYVDGPAETWPDADVQMSHLQSDDTHDLSGQDKLLPAMEIEAPISPYRVVTGYRRSHTAGGSDHGYSTMTPHEDSEATGFSVNDPIILSDDTKSDISCPLPAKIKPRLKAGDLSVTVLPCGKNSVIAPVTVHRHMEAS; from the coding sequence AtgaagcttttatcgctgctATTTACGATTATCACGACTTTTTACGTCCCGCTTGTCTTCGCTCAAAATGAAAATTGTACGAGGCCTAATTATCGGTGTGACTACGAGTTATCGGTGGAAAAACTTTCTGAGACTTTGGGAAAAAAGTTTAATGAGATAGTCGCAACAGAACTCGGCAGTGATTATTCCACGCATTTCGAAGTACGCACCGCTTCGAAAGTAAGCCGAAATCAACCCTCAGATAATGACCTGCTTTTCACTATAGCCAGTAAAATAAGCTACAAGCTCACCTCTGCGGCTACAATACTTAAAGATATGAGCAAAGCTATTAACGGCAACAATACTCCGTCCTTCACGTATCCCTGTCCATTCAACTCTATACGTAAGTCagtgtttattaaaaatgttgaaTTATTTGAAAATATGCCTTTGGACCCTAAGTCTCAAATGTTGGAGCGTTTCAAGGATTTAAAAGTAAAACGACAGTATTACCTTTCACATATTGACTATGCAACAGATAAAGACTGTGTTACAATGCCACACTCTAATTTGAGATATCTTTATCACAAGGTTGTGCACCCAGCTTCAAAATTTGTTGTATTTATTATTGATAATAACATGAGCTCAGGATCATTGCAGCATGCAGTAAGAGTAGCTCGAGAGATGGCCTATGCTCTACAAAGCACTGATGTTATTGCATTGAAGGTGACCAATACTACTGGATTTCTGAAATTTGATGACACATGCAGTAAAGAAGGTGTATCCAGCCTAGGCAATGCTACAGATAACAACAAACTGCTATTACGGGAGTACTTTTCATTGCTGGACATTGCACCTTCAAATGTTTCCCCTCTGACTATAAATAAAGAACTAAAAGCTCTACTCGCTGAGAAATCATTACCTACCAACAAGCTGTTCGTATTTATGACAGATACTAAGATTTTAAAGAATGAAACATGGCTGAAAGTCTTTCCTTATTCAACAAATGACGATAACATGAAGTTTGCCATTGGTCTGATATATGAAAATGATGCAGCTAGAAACAGTTCTTTGGGAATATTTCACATGGATAAGTGGCACAATCACTCCAGCAACCACTCTGTGCTTAGGTTGCACATAAACAACAGTGGGGTGGTGGGGCAAGTGGCATCAGCATTTATTTCACTATTACCTGATACATATcaaaacaatttaataataactgaAGGCCCACTCTGGGAAGCAACAGATAGAGACTTTATGGTGTCCTTGATGCTGCCTATATCTTCTGGGATTCTAGGATTAGATTTATATTGGTCTGATCTTGCTGAGGACATTATATACTTTAaggatttaaatttaaaaaagagaGCATTTGTGATGGATTTCTCAGGTAAAGTGCTTATGCACTCATATTTTCCAAGACCTGAGACAGCTTCTGAAAAAATCAAATTCACTCACTTGGAAAGTGTTGAGGCTTATGACTTCATTCACAGTGTAAAACAAGAAATGGTATCCAAGAGTTCTGGTAACTTCACAGTGACCGATCAGAGTTCTAGTAATTCCATTGTTTATTCTTGGAGATGGGTTGAAAAGTTGTATATTGTTTGTATAGTTTCAGAAACAGTAGGAAAAAGTTTTTTAAACAAGACTAACATTTCCCTTGCTAGAAGCAACAAAGAAATATTATTTCATAGATTAGATTTGTTTCCTCCAAAAAATGGCAAAATTTGTCGTCATTTCAAACAAATAGCCACAATTGATCAAGGTACAGTTTATTTGAGTCCTTCTAGCTTTCAGTCGCCATTCACTTACTTATATGATATGGGGAATGGCCATGAAGCAGTTATGTATATGCAAAACTATTTGGCATATTTGAAAAGTGTTGCTCATGGATTGCTCTCTAATCCGGGATTGAAAAATGAAATTCAACAAGATGTGGGATTTCTTAATTCTCTTTTGACTTTTTATAAAAATCAGCATTTGCATGGAACCTACTCCAAATACATAGTTAGAAGGTATGCAGTAACTGAAAGTGGTGTACTTGTCATGTATCCTGGCACAGTTTTAGAATATGACTATGAACCTGTTCGAAGACCCTGGTATACATATGCCTTAGAAAATCCAGATAAAATTGTTCTTACTCCTCCAAATTTAGATGTGGGTGGTGCAGGATATGTGGTGTCAATTTCTTATGCTTTAAAAAGTCCTCTTCATCCCACTATGGTAGTCTCTATGGATGTCACCATGGGCTTCCTTTATAAACTGCTAATTGATAGCATGCCTTTATGTGAAAAGGCACATATTAAATGCTTCATTATGAATAACAGAGGCTACCTAGTTTCTCATCCAGGCTTAATGGATCCTAACAGTTCCGGCCCTATTGAACAGCAGCATATCACCCATAAAGAGTCTATGATCGCAACAGACATGCTTAATCACAAAGGATTTGTCACAAAAAGACTATGCAGTAATTTCTATGACAAGACTATACAAAGATTTTACGAATTTAATACTTCTCTCCCAAATATTCTTTCCAATGCAGTGTCTGGAGACCACTGTGTTCATTACTACATTGCAGCCATTCCTGGTACGAATGCCTTTATAGGTCTTGTAAACGCGTCTTGCGTTGCAGCCTCTTTTTGTCCCTGCAGTATGGTGGACAGGCTCTGTCTTAACTGCAATCGGATGGAACAGACAGACTGTGAGTGCCCTTGTGAATGCACTTCTGAAATTTACGAGTGTCCAAACACTAATTTTACTAAGATCAATCAGGAGATTCCCTTATGCGGAATGATGCCAGAAAATAATAACCATAAATCGCATTATTTTCACAATTTTGCTGAAACTTTGCAGGCCTGTTTCGATTTTCAATGTGAAACTTACTCAACGCGTTCATCTTGCTTGGGTATATTAGGTTGTGAGTGGTGTCAGGTTGATACAGATGGCCATTCCCAACTTTCGACGCCATATTGCACTTCTCAGTCTACGTGCTTTAATGGAGTTCTTGGTGCCGTTACTCCGTATGGCGAGGGCACCTTAGGTCACGTTAGTAGAGACGTGACAGGAAACTATTTAGGTCCGATTGCAGGTTGTATTGTTACTATTAGTCTAGTAATAGCCGTTGCCATATATTGCTATAGGCAAAATGTTACGACGGCCAGTTGCCATAATTTATATGTAGATGGTCCTGCCGAAACTTGGCCTGATGCAGACGTACAAATGAGCCATTTACAGTCTGATGACACCCATGATCTTTCTGGGCAAGATAAACTATTGCCAGCCATGGAAATAGAAGCCCCCATTTCGCCATACAGGGTAGTGACCGGTTACAGACGCTCCCACACGGCTGGAGGCTCAGATCACGGGTATTCTACGATGACCCCGCATGAGGACTCTGAAGCGACCGGATTTTCGGTCAATGATCCAATAATTCTGTCAGATGACACAAAATCAGATATAAGCTGCCCACTTCCAGCTAAGATTAAGCCCAGATTAAAAGCTGGCGATCTTAGCGTGACTGTTCTTCCCTGTGGCAAAAATAGTGTAATAGCTCCTGTGACTGTTCATAGACATATGGAAGCCTCGTAA